A region of Streptomyces deccanensis DNA encodes the following proteins:
- a CDS encoding IucA/IucC family protein: protein MTLSDAVAHLSPHRWARANRLLIRKALAEFAHERLITPEATADGRFEVRSDDGATRYGFTAVRRALDHWQVDADSITRHRDGVDLPLAALDFFIELKQALGLSDEILPVYLEEISSTLAGTCYKLTKEQTPVAELVDAGFQAIETGMTEGHPCFVANNGRLGFGVHEYLAYAPETASPVRLVWLAAHRSRAAFTAGVGIEYETFLRDELGEETVARFNSALTTEELDPADYLFIPVHPWQWWNKLSVTFAAEVAQRHLVCLGEGDDEYLAQQSIRTFFNSSAPEKHYVKTALSVLNMGFMRGLSAAYMEATPAINDWLAGLIDNDPVLKSTGLSIIRERAAVGYRHLEYEAATDKFSAYRKMLAALWRESPVSSLQEGESLATMASLVHVDHEGKGFAAALISRSGLTPTEWLRRYLRAYFTPLLHSFYAYDLVFMPHGENVILVLKDGVVERAIYKDIAEEIAVMDMDAVLPPTVERLRVDVPEDKKLLSIFTDVFDCFFRFLAANLAEEGVLDEEDFWRTVAETVRDYQHAMPELADKFAQYDMFAPEFALSCLNRLQLRNNKQMVDLADPAGALQLIGTLKNPIAGL from the coding sequence ATGACCCTGTCCGACGCCGTAGCGCATCTGTCCCCCCACCGCTGGGCACGGGCCAACCGCCTGCTCATCCGCAAGGCCCTCGCCGAGTTCGCCCACGAGCGGCTCATCACGCCGGAGGCGACCGCCGACGGCCGCTTCGAGGTCCGCAGCGACGACGGTGCGACCCGCTACGGGTTCACCGCCGTCCGGCGCGCCCTCGACCACTGGCAGGTCGACGCCGACTCGATCACCCGTCACCGAGACGGCGTCGACCTCCCTCTGGCAGCCCTGGACTTCTTCATCGAGCTGAAGCAGGCCCTCGGCCTGAGCGACGAGATCCTCCCGGTCTACCTGGAGGAGATCTCCTCCACTCTGGCCGGCACCTGCTACAAGCTCACCAAGGAGCAGACCCCGGTCGCCGAACTCGTCGACGCCGGCTTCCAGGCCATCGAGACCGGGATGACCGAGGGCCACCCCTGCTTCGTCGCCAACAACGGCCGGCTTGGCTTCGGCGTCCACGAGTACCTGGCGTACGCCCCCGAGACGGCGAGCCCCGTCCGCCTGGTCTGGCTGGCCGCGCACCGCTCACGGGCGGCGTTCACGGCAGGGGTGGGCATCGAGTACGAGACGTTCCTGCGGGACGAGCTGGGCGAGGAGACGGTCGCCCGCTTCAACTCCGCACTGACGACAGAGGAGTTGGACCCGGCCGACTACCTCTTCATCCCGGTCCACCCCTGGCAGTGGTGGAACAAGCTCTCCGTCACCTTCGCCGCCGAGGTCGCCCAGCGGCACCTGGTCTGCCTCGGCGAGGGCGACGACGAGTACCTGGCCCAGCAGTCGATCCGGACGTTCTTCAACAGCTCCGCCCCCGAGAAGCACTACGTCAAGACGGCCCTCTCGGTCCTCAACATGGGCTTCATGCGCGGTCTGTCGGCGGCGTACATGGAGGCGACCCCGGCGATCAACGACTGGCTGGCTGGCCTCATCGACAACGACCCGGTGCTGAAGTCGACCGGCCTGTCGATCATCCGCGAGCGCGCGGCCGTCGGCTACCGGCACCTGGAGTACGAGGCCGCCACCGACAAGTTCTCCGCGTACCGCAAGATGCTGGCCGCGCTGTGGCGCGAGAGCCCGGTGTCCTCCCTCCAGGAGGGCGAGTCCCTGGCAACGATGGCCTCCCTGGTCCACGTCGACCACGAGGGCAAGGGCTTCGCGGCGGCGCTGATATCCCGCTCGGGCCTGACCCCCACGGAGTGGCTCCGCCGCTACCTGCGGGCCTACTTCACCCCCCTCCTCCACAGCTTCTACGCCTACGACCTGGTCTTCATGCCGCACGGCGAGAATGTGATCCTGGTCCTGAAGGACGGTGTGGTCGAGCGGGCGATCTACAAGGACATCGCCGAGGAGATCGCGGTCATGGACATGGACGCGGTGCTCCCCCCGACGGTCGAACGCCTCCGGGTGGACGTCCCCGAGGACAAGAAGCTCCTCTCGATCTTCACGGACGTCTTCGACTGCTTCTTCCGCTTCCTGGCCGCGAACCTCGCCGAGGAAGGCGTCCTGGACGAGGAGGACTTCTGGCGCACGGTCGCCGAGACCGTCCGCGACTACCAGCACGCGATGCCCGAACTCGCCGACAAGTTCGCCCAGTACGACATGTTCGCCCCCGAGTTCGCGCTGTCCTGCCTCAACCGTCTCCAACTCCGCAACAACAAGCAGATGGTGGACCTGGCGGACCCGGCGGGCGCACTCCAACTCATCGGCACCCTGAAAAACCCCATCGCGGGCCTGTGA
- a CDS encoding CHAP domain-containing protein — protein MGQTDTLIAIEKTEVGYREGFSNGHYNNRQKFSPAVPGLEWSQNQAWCQTFQSWAFQQAGVKSLAPVTASCLAAVNWYKSRGRFSYYPAIGAMVFFGPSGGSHVGLVHKYDADYTYTIEGNTNANGSAEGNGVYLKKRARRDAYLYGYGLPQFQEGVVTADPGLKNKPGFTYMATAVSRESDGLLAAEAEEALPWVSANQITWAATHPTSEDQTAGNGHGPTADDVALVQDALEKVMGVAPDDPHAVFEAETQELFERFRAEKLGHDGADGHGVPRPAELVELGRQSDLFNVRAGSSPAAEQPWVSLNQVVWASTHSAEDERAQPGGAASPKADVALVQDGLEKVMHTQAIDERGIFEDATQALYDEFRRTVLDFSGSDATGTPGMQSLTELGQRAGLFRVREGFPAGGPTDGDGIGAQGQIDPKQVTFHRFTGEGTLEEWIDQAATAAGVQSSQYWVKGFRTAVARESSGNPNACNVWDSNAKTPAGFSKVKDYGDGYHGDGRIVRLNGALTHFQCSRGIVQCIPQTFAQRHAPGTSVNIYDPVACIAAAMRYVRSRYGVTADGSNLARRVQQFDPTRPPRGY, from the coding sequence ATGGGTCAGACGGACACTCTCATCGCCATCGAGAAGACCGAAGTGGGATACCGCGAAGGCTTCTCGAACGGGCACTACAACAACCGTCAGAAGTTTTCCCCCGCGGTTCCCGGACTGGAATGGTCGCAGAACCAGGCCTGGTGCCAGACCTTCCAGTCCTGGGCCTTCCAGCAGGCCGGCGTGAAGAGCCTGGCTCCGGTGACCGCCTCGTGCCTCGCGGCGGTCAACTGGTACAAGAGCCGCGGCAGGTTCTCGTACTATCCCGCGATCGGGGCGATGGTGTTCTTCGGCCCTTCGGGAGGGTCGCACGTCGGACTCGTCCACAAATACGACGCCGACTACACGTACACCATCGAGGGGAACACGAACGCCAACGGCTCGGCCGAGGGCAACGGGGTGTATTTGAAAAAGCGTGCCCGGCGGGACGCCTATCTCTATGGATACGGGCTGCCGCAGTTCCAGGAGGGAGTGGTCACGGCCGATCCGGGGCTGAAGAACAAACCCGGATTCACGTACATGGCCACCGCCGTCTCCCGTGAGTCCGACGGCCTGCTCGCGGCGGAGGCCGAGGAGGCGCTGCCCTGGGTGTCCGCGAACCAGATCACCTGGGCGGCCACGCACCCCACGAGCGAGGACCAGACCGCGGGCAACGGCCACGGCCCGACGGCGGACGACGTCGCCCTCGTCCAGGACGCGCTGGAGAAAGTCATGGGCGTCGCCCCGGACGACCCGCACGCCGTGTTCGAGGCGGAGACCCAGGAACTCTTCGAGCGGTTCCGCGCGGAGAAGCTGGGGCATGACGGGGCGGACGGCCACGGCGTTCCCCGGCCCGCGGAACTGGTCGAACTGGGCAGGCAGTCGGACCTGTTCAACGTCCGGGCGGGCTCCTCCCCGGCCGCGGAACAGCCCTGGGTCAGCCTGAACCAGGTGGTCTGGGCCTCGACGCACAGCGCCGAGGACGAGCGGGCCCAACCGGGCGGGGCGGCCAGCCCGAAGGCCGATGTGGCCCTGGTGCAGGACGGGCTGGAGAAGGTCATGCACACGCAGGCGATCGACGAACGCGGGATCTTCGAGGACGCCACGCAGGCCCTCTACGACGAGTTCCGCCGGACGGTGCTGGACTTCTCCGGCAGCGACGCCACCGGGACCCCGGGCATGCAGTCGCTGACGGAACTCGGGCAGCGCGCCGGGCTGTTCCGGGTCCGTGAGGGGTTCCCGGCGGGCGGGCCGACGGACGGTGACGGGATCGGGGCCCAGGGGCAGATCGACCCGAAACAGGTGACGTTCCACCGGTTCACGGGCGAGGGCACGCTGGAGGAGTGGATCGACCAGGCGGCCACCGCGGCCGGGGTCCAGTCGAGCCAGTACTGGGTGAAGGGCTTCAGAACGGCCGTCGCGCGTGAGTCGTCGGGCAACCCCAACGCCTGCAATGTGTGGGACTCCAACGCGAAAACACCTGCCGGCTTCAGCAAGGTCAAGGACTACGGGGACGGCTACCACGGCGATGGGCGGATCGTGCGGCTGAACGGCGCGCTCACGCACTTCCAGTGCTCCCGTGGCATCGTGCAGTGCATCCCGCAGACCTTCGCCCAGCGTCACGCCCCTGGCACCTCGGTGAACATCTACGACCCGGTGGCCTGCATCGCCGCCGCGATGCGGTACGTCCGCAGTCGCTACGGGGTCACCGCCGACGGGTCCAATCTCGCCAGGAGGGTCCAGCAGTTCGATCCCACCAGGCCTCCCCGCGGATACTGA
- a CDS encoding beta-N-acetylhexosaminidase: MRSHHRSTRLLGSLLLVVAAGIFAVGAAPVSDNAPSDTLADAATVPLGQVIPAPASVRAHGSPYRLTSGTRIVVDGGSEARRTGEYLAGILRPSTGFRLSVTERQEAGIRLRLAPGETGLGQEGYRLESGRSGVTLTARAPAGLFHAVQTLRQLLPAAVEKDSAQPGPWLVAGGTIKDTPRYGWRGAMLDVSRHFFTVDQVKRYVDQLALYKFNKLHLHLSDDQGWRIAIDSWPRLASYGGSTQVGGGPGGHYSKADYQEIVRYAASRHLEVVPEIDMPGHTNAALASYAELNCDGVAPPLYTGTEVGFSSLCVDKDVTYDFVDDVVRELAALTPGRYLHIGGDEAHSTSHEDYVKFMDRVQPVVEGYGKTVVGWHQLTGATPARGALAQYWGLDRTGTEEKERVVAAARNGTGVVLSPADRIYLDMKYDKDTPLGLDWAGYVDVRRAYDWDPGAYLAGVPDAAIRGVEAPLWTETIASSADVEYMAFPRLPGVAELGWSSASALDWDGYRGRLAAQGPRWEALGIGYFRSPQVPWAAR; the protein is encoded by the coding sequence GTGAGATCGCACCACAGATCGACCCGCCTTCTCGGCTCGCTGCTGCTGGTGGTGGCGGCCGGGATCTTCGCCGTGGGAGCCGCACCCGTGTCCGACAACGCCCCTTCCGACACCCTCGCCGACGCCGCCACCGTCCCCCTCGGGCAGGTGATCCCTGCCCCCGCCTCCGTCCGGGCCCACGGCTCGCCGTACCGGCTGACGAGCGGTACGCGCATCGTCGTGGACGGCGGGTCCGAGGCTCGCCGCACGGGGGAGTATCTCGCCGGGATCCTGCGGCCCTCGACGGGCTTCCGACTGTCGGTGACGGAACGTCAGGAGGCCGGAATCCGCCTCCGGTTGGCGCCCGGAGAGACGGGTCTCGGCCAGGAGGGCTACCGGCTGGAGAGCGGCCGCTCGGGCGTCACCCTCACCGCCCGCGCGCCCGCCGGGCTCTTCCACGCCGTCCAGACCCTGCGCCAACTGCTGCCCGCCGCCGTCGAGAAGGACTCCGCGCAGCCGGGCCCCTGGCTGGTCGCGGGCGGCACGATCAAGGACACCCCGCGCTACGGCTGGCGCGGCGCGATGCTGGACGTCTCCCGCCACTTCTTCACCGTCGACCAGGTCAAGCGCTACGTCGACCAGTTGGCGCTCTACAAGTTCAACAAGCTGCATCTGCACCTCTCCGACGACCAGGGCTGGCGCATCGCGATCGACTCCTGGCCGCGCCTCGCCTCCTACGGCGGCTCCACGCAGGTCGGCGGCGGACCCGGCGGCCACTACAGCAAGGCCGACTACCAGGAGATCGTCCGGTACGCGGCCTCGCGCCACCTGGAGGTCGTCCCCGAGATCGACATGCCGGGCCACACCAACGCGGCGCTCGCCTCCTACGCCGAGCTGAACTGCGACGGCGTCGCGCCCCCGCTCTACACCGGCACCGAGGTCGGGTTCAGCTCCCTGTGCGTCGACAAGGACGTGACGTACGACTTCGTCGACGACGTCGTACGCGAGCTGGCCGCGCTCACGCCCGGGCGGTATCTGCACATCGGCGGCGACGAGGCGCACTCCACGAGCCACGAGGACTACGTGAAGTTCATGGACCGGGTGCAGCCGGTCGTCGAGGGGTACGGCAAGACCGTGGTCGGCTGGCACCAGCTGACCGGGGCGACGCCGGCGCGGGGCGCCCTCGCGCAGTACTGGGGGCTGGACCGTACGGGTACGGAGGAGAAGGAACGGGTCGTCGCGGCAGCGCGCAACGGGACGGGGGTCGTCCTGTCGCCCGCCGACCGGATCTACCTCGACATGAAGTACGACAAGGACACGCCGCTCGGGCTCGACTGGGCCGGATATGTGGATGTGCGGCGGGCGTACGACTGGGATCCGGGGGCGTATCTGGCGGGAGTGCCTGATGCGGCGATCCGGGGGGTCGAGGCGCCGTTGTGGACCGAGACGATCGCTTCCTCGGCGGACGTCGAGTACATGGCGTTCCCGAGGCTGCCGGGGGTCGCCGAGTTGGGGTGGTCGTCCGCGTCCGCGCTCGACTGGGACGGGTACCGGGGGCGGCTCGCCGCGCAGGGGCCGAGGTGGGAGGCGCTGGGGATCGGGTACTTCCGGTCGCCACAGGTACCGTGGGCCGCGCGGTAG
- a CDS encoding DUF4429 domain-containing protein produces MAEILQRDGTWTFDGDTLRLTPGRDKSVSLLRKTMGELSVPLGALAGISFEQGRKSGRLRLRLRDGSDPLLQATGGRLTDTNDPYQLSVDADRYGVAEYVVDEIRNALLLDEVPTDAVDAYLLAGPAVPLSVSAGDGTASFDGDHVRLEWNWKTEDAKAAAGARTLSLTDIASVEWQPSVGLENGYLRFTVRNAPTKAPPKYDPNSVELWGFKKDPLMALVAAAVQARLPHPSAPAPAPAPKQLTPSPSPQDRPAPEEDHDALLRRLRELGDLHRSGVLTDEEFTLAKQAVLKRL; encoded by the coding sequence ATGGCGGAAATCCTCCAACGGGACGGCACGTGGACCTTCGACGGCGACACACTGCGGCTGACCCCCGGCCGCGACAAGAGCGTGAGCCTGCTCCGCAAGACCATGGGTGAACTCTCCGTCCCGCTGGGCGCGTTGGCGGGCATCTCCTTCGAGCAGGGCAGGAAGTCGGGACGCCTGCGGCTGCGGCTGCGCGACGGCTCCGACCCGCTCCTCCAGGCGACCGGCGGCCGGCTCACCGACACCAACGACCCGTACCAGCTGAGCGTCGACGCCGACCGGTACGGCGTCGCCGAGTACGTCGTGGACGAGATCCGCAACGCGCTGCTCCTGGACGAGGTGCCGACCGACGCGGTGGACGCCTATCTCCTCGCCGGTCCGGCCGTCCCGCTCTCCGTCTCCGCCGGGGACGGCACCGCGAGCTTCGACGGCGACCACGTACGCCTGGAGTGGAACTGGAAGACGGAGGACGCGAAGGCCGCGGCCGGGGCGCGGACGCTGTCGCTGACGGACATAGCGAGCGTCGAGTGGCAACCCTCGGTCGGCCTGGAGAACGGCTACCTCCGCTTCACCGTGCGGAACGCGCCGACCAAGGCCCCGCCCAAGTACGACCCCAACTCCGTGGAGCTGTGGGGCTTCAAGAAGGACCCGCTGATGGCCCTGGTCGCGGCGGCCGTACAGGCCCGGCTCCCGCACCCGTCGGCCCCGGCCCCGGCCCCGGCGCCGAAACAGCTGACGCCCTCCCCGTCGCCCCAGGACCGGCCCGCCCCCGAGGAGGACCACGACGCCCTGCTGCGCCGCCTGCGCGAACTGGGCGACCTCCACCGGTCCGGGGTGCTCACCGACGAGGAGTTCACCCTGGCCAAGCAGGCGGTCCTCAAGCGCCTGTGA
- a CDS encoding purple acid phosphatase family protein, with translation MGVPERLAERMSMAEQHEYLRSTFSRRSMIRGGAVTLGAVTGGVFVPATAARAATPAALRSSSVPTQARTSAERVDGSLVAPFGRHLAFGNDPRTEVTVSWQVPVAVKKPFIRIGAHPQDLSRRLDAEVRTLHTPAGVGASGDHTQYYVHAELTHLKPGRTYYYGVGHAGFDPAEPHLLGTLGTFTTAPAHKAPFTFTAFGDEGVGYHGLANNSLLLGQNPAFHLHAGDIAYADPAGQGKTADTGFDSRVWDQFLAQTESVAKSVPWMPAYGNHDMEAWYSPNGYGGEEARWNLPDNGPDRKNLPGVYSFVFGNTAVISLDANDISFEIPANLGISGGTQTKWLEAQLKKFRASRDVDFVVVFFHHCAYCTSTAHASEGGVRQEWVPLFEKYSVDLVINGHNHQYERTDVIKGGAVVKKLPIGGTAYPETEGVVYVTAGAAGRSLYAFSAPLSYEGHENEVESVSSYINVKDGKQNETVTWSRVRYLDYSFLRVDVKPAPKGHYATLTVSGIAETGARVDHFTVARRAK, from the coding sequence ATGGGCGTACCCGAGCGGCTGGCCGAGCGCATGAGCATGGCCGAGCAGCACGAGTACCTGCGCTCCACTTTCTCCCGCCGCTCGATGATCAGAGGCGGCGCGGTCACGCTCGGCGCCGTCACGGGCGGCGTGTTCGTCCCGGCCACCGCCGCCCGGGCCGCCACGCCGGCCGCGCTCCGCTCCTCCTCCGTCCCGACCCAGGCCCGTACGAGCGCCGAGCGCGTCGACGGATCCCTCGTCGCCCCCTTCGGCCGCCACCTCGCCTTCGGCAACGACCCGCGCACCGAGGTCACCGTCTCGTGGCAGGTCCCGGTCGCCGTGAAGAAACCGTTCATCCGGATCGGCGCCCACCCGCAGGACCTCTCCCGGCGCCTCGACGCCGAGGTCCGCACCCTTCACACCCCCGCCGGGGTCGGCGCGAGCGGCGACCACACGCAGTACTACGTCCACGCCGAGCTCACCCACCTCAAGCCCGGCCGCACCTACTACTACGGCGTCGGCCACGCCGGCTTCGACCCGGCCGAGCCGCACCTGCTGGGCACCCTCGGCACCTTCACCACCGCCCCCGCCCACAAGGCCCCCTTCACCTTCACCGCGTTCGGCGACGAGGGCGTCGGCTACCACGGCCTCGCCAACAACAGCCTGCTGCTCGGCCAGAACCCGGCCTTCCACCTGCACGCCGGTGACATCGCCTACGCCGACCCGGCCGGCCAGGGCAAGACCGCCGACACCGGCTTCGACTCCCGGGTGTGGGACCAGTTCCTCGCCCAGACCGAGTCCGTCGCCAAGTCCGTGCCGTGGATGCCCGCCTACGGCAACCACGACATGGAGGCCTGGTACTCGCCCAACGGCTACGGCGGCGAGGAGGCCCGCTGGAACCTCCCCGACAACGGGCCCGACAGGAAGAACCTGCCGGGCGTCTACTCCTTCGTCTTCGGCAACACGGCCGTCATCTCGCTCGACGCCAACGACATCTCCTTCGAGATCCCGGCCAACCTCGGCATCTCCGGCGGCACCCAGACCAAGTGGCTGGAGGCGCAGCTGAAGAAGTTCCGCGCCTCCCGTGACGTCGACTTCGTCGTGGTCTTCTTCCACCACTGCGCGTACTGCACCTCCACGGCGCACGCCTCGGAAGGCGGCGTGCGACAGGAGTGGGTGCCGCTGTTCGAGAAGTACTCGGTGGACCTGGTCATCAACGGCCACAACCACCAGTACGAGCGCACCGACGTCATCAAGGGCGGCGCGGTCGTCAAGAAGCTGCCGATCGGCGGCACGGCCTACCCGGAGACCGAGGGCGTGGTGTACGTCACGGCGGGCGCGGCCGGCCGCAGCCTCTACGCCTTCAGCGCCCCGCTGTCGTACGAGGGCCACGAGAACGAGGTCGAGTCGGTCTCCTCGTACATCAACGTCAAGGACGGCAAGCAGAACGAGACCGTCACCTGGTCGCGGGTGCGGTACCTCGACTACTCCTTCCTCCGAGTGGACGTGAAGCCCGCGCCGAAGGGGCACTACGCCACGCTGACCGTGAGCGGCATCGCCGAGACGGGCGCGCGGGTCGACCACTTCACGGTGGCGCGCCGGGCCAAGTGA
- the glmS gene encoding glutamine--fructose-6-phosphate transaminase (isomerizing), translated as MCGIVGYIGKRDVAPLLLEGLQRLEYRGYDSAGIVVTSPKTAGLKMVKAKGRVRDLEAKVPARFKGTTGIAHTRWATHGAPSDVNAHPHMSADNKVAVVHNGIIDNASDLRRKLEADGVEFLSETDTEVLTHLIARSQATTLEEKVRQAVRIVEGTYGIAVMHADFNDRIVVARNGSPVVLGIGEKEMFVASDIAALVAHTRQIVTLDDGEMATLKADDFRTYTTEGTRTTAEPTTVEWEAASYDMGGHDTYMHKEIHEQADAVDRVLRGRIDDRFSTVHLGGLNLDAREARQIRRVKILGCGTSYHAGMIGAQMIEELARIPADAEPASEFRYRNAVVDPDTLYIAVSQSGETYDVLAAVQELKRKGARVLGVVNVVGSAIAREADGGIYVHAGPEVCVVSTKCFTNTTVAFALLALHLGRTRDLSVRDGKRIIEGLRRLPAQISEMLEQEEEIKKLAQEYAEARSMLFIGRVRGYPVAREASLKLKEVSYIHAEAYPASELKHGPLALIEPALPTVAIVPNDDLLEKNRAALEEIKARSGKILAVAHQEQEKADQTIVVPKNEDELDPILMGIPLQLLAYHTALALGRDIDKPRNLAKSVTVE; from the coding sequence ATGTGCGGGATTGTCGGTTACATCGGCAAGCGCGACGTGGCGCCGCTGCTCCTGGAGGGCCTGCAGCGCCTTGAGTACCGGGGCTACGACTCGGCGGGCATAGTGGTCACCTCGCCCAAGACGGCCGGCCTGAAGATGGTCAAGGCCAAGGGCCGGGTCCGGGACCTGGAGGCCAAGGTCCCCGCGCGCTTCAAGGGCACCACCGGCATCGCCCACACCCGCTGGGCCACCCACGGCGCCCCGTCCGACGTGAACGCCCACCCGCACATGTCGGCCGACAACAAGGTCGCCGTCGTCCACAACGGCATCATCGACAACGCCTCCGACCTGCGCAGGAAGCTCGAAGCGGACGGCGTCGAGTTCCTCTCCGAGACCGACACCGAGGTCCTCACCCACCTCATCGCCCGCTCCCAGGCCACCACCCTGGAGGAGAAGGTCCGCCAGGCGGTCCGCATCGTCGAGGGCACGTACGGCATCGCCGTCATGCACGCCGACTTCAACGACCGCATCGTGGTCGCCCGCAACGGCTCGCCCGTCGTGCTCGGCATCGGCGAGAAGGAGATGTTCGTCGCCTCGGACATAGCCGCTCTGGTCGCCCACACCCGCCAGATCGTCACCCTCGACGACGGCGAGATGGCCACCCTCAAGGCCGACGACTTCCGCACCTACACCACGGAGGGCACCCGCACCACGGCCGAACCCACCACCGTGGAGTGGGAGGCCGCCTCGTACGACATGGGCGGCCACGACACCTACATGCACAAGGAGATCCACGAGCAGGCCGACGCCGTGGACCGCGTGCTGCGCGGCCGCATCGACGACCGCTTCTCCACCGTGCACCTCGGCGGCCTCAACCTGGACGCCCGCGAGGCGCGCCAGATCCGCCGCGTCAAGATCCTCGGCTGCGGCACCTCGTACCACGCGGGCATGATCGGCGCCCAGATGATCGAGGAGCTGGCCCGCATCCCCGCGGACGCCGAGCCGGCGTCGGAGTTCCGCTACCGCAACGCGGTCGTCGACCCCGACACCCTCTACATCGCCGTCTCCCAGTCCGGCGAGACCTACGACGTACTGGCGGCCGTCCAGGAGCTGAAGCGCAAGGGCGCCCGGGTCCTCGGCGTGGTGAACGTCGTCGGTTCGGCGATCGCCCGCGAGGCGGACGGCGGCATCTACGTGCACGCCGGCCCCGAGGTCTGCGTCGTCTCCACCAAGTGCTTCACCAACACCACGGTCGCCTTCGCCCTGTTGGCGCTGCACCTGGGCCGCACCCGGGACCTCTCCGTCCGCGACGGCAAGCGGATCATCGAGGGCCTGCGCAGGCTCCCCGCCCAGATCTCCGAGATGCTGGAGCAGGAGGAGGAGATCAAGAAGCTGGCCCAGGAGTACGCCGAGGCCCGCTCGATGCTCTTCATCGGCCGCGTCCGGGGCTACCCGGTGGCCCGCGAGGCCTCCCTGAAGCTCAAGGAGGTCTCCTACATCCACGCCGAGGCCTACCCCGCCTCCGAGCTCAAGCACGGCCCGCTGGCCCTGATCGAGCCCGCCCTGCCCACGGTCGCGATCGTCCCGAACGACGACCTGCTGGAGAAGAACCGCGCCGCCCTGGAGGAGATCAAGGCCCGCAGCGGCAAGATCCTCGCCGTCGCCCACCAGGAGCAGGAGAAGGCCGACCAGACGATCGTCGTCCCCAAGAACGAGGACGAGCTGGACCCGATCCTCATGGGCATCCCCCTCCAACTCCTCGCCTACCACACGGCGTTGGCCCTCGGCCGGGACATCGACAAGCCGCGCAACCTGGCCAAGTCGGTGACGGTGGAGTAA
- a CDS encoding universal stress protein, whose protein sequence is MAGHEFFDSADRKRRPVADHAAAEPLAAEEARPSCDPAFQHGVVVGFDGSTSSERALAYAIGMARRSGSGLIIVHVANRLPTTVWAGCEPPVFVDVPDHRTEVLGLELACADYLVEVPWILVERGGDICHELEEVGREYEADAIVVGSTHGIVGRIFGSVAGRLAKRAQRPVIVIP, encoded by the coding sequence ATGGCCGGTCACGAATTCTTCGACTCCGCGGACCGCAAGCGGCGGCCCGTCGCCGATCACGCGGCGGCAGAGCCCCTCGCGGCGGAAGAGGCACGCCCCTCCTGCGACCCCGCCTTCCAGCACGGCGTCGTCGTCGGCTTCGACGGTTCGACGTCCAGTGAGCGTGCCCTCGCGTACGCCATCGGCATGGCCCGCCGCTCCGGTTCGGGCCTGATCATCGTGCACGTCGCCAATCGGCTGCCCACGACCGTGTGGGCCGGCTGCGAGCCGCCGGTGTTCGTCGACGTCCCCGATCACCGCACCGAGGTCCTCGGGCTGGAGCTCGCCTGCGCGGACTACCTCGTCGAGGTGCCCTGGATCCTGGTCGAGCGTGGTGGCGACATCTGCCACGAACTCGAAGAGGTGGGGCGGGAGTACGAGGCCGACGCGATCGTCGTCGGGTCGACGCACGGCATCGTGGGCCGGATCTTCGGGTCCGTCGCCGGACGGCTCGCCAAGCGGGCGCAGCGCCCCGTCATCGTCATTCCCTGA